One part of the Sorangiineae bacterium MSr11954 genome encodes these proteins:
- a CDS encoding acyl-CoA dehydrogenase family protein: protein MIALLHHLLTAPMPPAAGEAIASLEALRARTREAAAAFPVPFDCAAVTAFASDRVAFAFAAGYQAALHTLLPALPTDVAVSLCATEEGGAHPRAIATRLEAADEGFVLRGKKRWSTFAPAADALLVVASVGADEGGKNRLRLVRVDAKAEGVRIDPMPPTPFAPELPHAELTLEGVRIRGEDVLEGDGYDRYLKPFRTIEDLHVFGALIAHVLGVARALSWPHDIALELAASLVTFRAMALSDPTAPELHIALGGALAHIRALLDRATPLFGAAPDETRTRWERDRALLGIAGTARAKRLQAAWAALDGADR, encoded by the coding sequence ATGATTGCTCTCCTCCACCATTTGCTCACCGCACCCATGCCCCCGGCCGCCGGCGAAGCGATTGCATCGCTGGAAGCGCTCCGCGCCCGCACCCGGGAAGCCGCCGCCGCGTTCCCGGTGCCGTTCGACTGCGCCGCGGTGACGGCGTTCGCCTCCGATCGCGTCGCCTTTGCCTTCGCCGCCGGGTACCAGGCGGCCTTGCACACGCTCTTGCCGGCGCTTCCGACCGATGTCGCCGTCTCGCTCTGCGCCACCGAAGAAGGCGGCGCGCACCCGCGCGCCATCGCCACGCGGCTGGAAGCGGCGGACGAGGGCTTCGTGCTCCGCGGAAAGAAGCGCTGGTCCACCTTCGCGCCCGCCGCGGATGCGCTCCTCGTCGTCGCGTCGGTGGGCGCGGACGAGGGCGGAAAGAACCGGCTTCGCCTGGTGCGCGTGGACGCGAAAGCCGAAGGCGTGCGCATCGATCCCATGCCGCCTACCCCGTTCGCGCCCGAGCTTCCCCACGCCGAGCTAACGCTCGAGGGGGTGCGGATTCGCGGGGAGGACGTCCTCGAGGGCGACGGCTACGATCGCTACCTGAAGCCGTTTCGCACCATCGAAGATCTGCACGTCTTCGGTGCGCTGATCGCGCACGTCCTCGGCGTCGCACGCGCCCTCTCCTGGCCGCACGACATCGCCTTGGAGCTCGCGGCCTCGCTCGTCACCTTTCGCGCGATGGCGCTCTCCGATCCCACGGCGCCGGAGCTTCACATCGCGCTGGGCGGCGCCCTCGCCCACATCCGGGCGCTCCTCGACCGCGCCACCCCGCTCTTTGGCGCCGCGCCCGACGAGACGCGCACACGATGGGAGCGCGATCGCGCCTTGCTCGGGATCGCGGGCACCGCGCGCGCCAAGCGGCTCCAGGCGGCATGGGCCGCGCTCGACGGCGCCGATCGCTGA
- a CDS encoding energy transducer TonB, which produces MAEQTAVAALHPNSNWSSCAFPSEAEKVDEAFVTLQALVGPDGKPEAVQVVKDPGFGFGEAAHTCAMANTYVPGVDEAGRRVRAKTVPFRIHFDRVQEPPSPPEPRWQQVQEQP; this is translated from the coding sequence ATGGCCGAACAGACAGCCGTGGCCGCGCTCCATCCGAACAGCAATTGGTCCTCTTGTGCGTTCCCAAGCGAGGCCGAGAAGGTGGACGAAGCGTTCGTGACGCTTCAAGCCCTGGTTGGTCCGGACGGAAAACCCGAAGCGGTCCAAGTGGTGAAGGATCCGGGGTTCGGTTTTGGCGAGGCCGCTCACACCTGCGCCATGGCCAACACCTATGTGCCCGGTGTCGATGAAGCAGGCCGGCGTGTTCGCGCGAAAACCGTACCCTTTCGTATCCACTTCGATCGCGTACAGGAGCCGCCGTCGCCGCCGGAGCCGCGGTGGCAGCAGGTGCAGGAGCAGCCCTGA